In the Zingiber officinale cultivar Zhangliang unplaced genomic scaffold, Zo_v1.1 ctg39, whole genome shotgun sequence genome, one interval contains:
- the LOC122037421 gene encoding pentatricopeptide repeat-containing protein At1g28690, mitochondrial-like, protein MRDHRISGHLLHPKSFKTPFFQTLAQTLQHFIESNSPSKGQTLHAKIITFGLHPNTNLFIKLLILHLRCRSFLHARKLFDQMPRRTLSAYNYMIAGYFKEGRVEESLDLIRKLLASNQKPDGFTLSMALKLSASLGLWNLPREIHAQIVRLGIGSSDEVVIAALVDSYVKNGNLQYARSVFDSMPEPERNLICSTALVVGYMNQGEFNEAEHIFRSSKEKDVILFNAMIEGYSRGLDTCVNSIEMYKMMQRLNYLPTISSFVSVIGACALSSASEVGEQIHGQMAKMEALSHVKCGSALVDMYSKCGKVADARKMFDEMPEQNVFTWTSMIDGYGKNGIPNLALTLFYKMKDCCNDRPNHATFLSVLSACGHAGLVSNGRQIFESMEREYKLKPRIEHYACMVDLLGRSGNLSEAYRFIEQMPMKPNSDVWTALLGAASIHGNVVMADVAAKEVFKLSRNERPGAYVVLSNTFAAAEKWKGVSKVRKLMKAMGVSKGTGQSWVDVNKGA, encoded by the coding sequence ATGAGAGATCACAGAATTTCAGGTCACCTTCTCCATCCCAAATCCTTCAAAACTCCCTTTTTCCAAACCCTCGCCCAAACCCTTCAGCATTTCATCGAATCGAACTCCCCTTCCAAAGGCCAAACCCTCCACGCAAAGATCATCACCTTCGGCCTCCACCCCAACACCAATCTATTCATCAAGCTCCTCATCCTACATCTCCGATGCCGATCATTTCTCCACGCCCGGAAACTTTTCGATCAAATGCCAAGGAGAACTCTATCAGCCTACAACTACATGATCGCCGGGTACTTCAAAGAAGGTCGTGTAGAGGAGTCACTGGACCTCATCCGCAAGCTTTTGGCTTCAAACCAAAAGCCGGACGGGTTCACCTTATCGATGGCTCTGAAGCTTTCTGCGAGCTTGGGTTTGTGGAATTTGCCGAGAGAGATCCATGCTCAGATTGTCAGATTGGGAATTGGGTCCTCCGACGAGGTTGTCATTGCTGCTCTCGTTGACTCTTATGTGAAGAATGGGAATCTTCAATATGCCCGGAGTGTGTTTGATTCAATGCCGGAGCCAGAGAGGAATTTAATATGTTCTACCGCATTGGTTGTTGGTTATATGAATCAAGGTGAGTTCAACGAAGCTGAGCATATTTTTAGGAGTTCGAAGGAGAAGGATGTGATTCTGTTCAATGCAATGATTGAAGGGTACAGTAGAGGGCTAGATACATGTGTCAATTCAATAGAGATGTACAAGATGATGCAACGATTGAATTACTTGCCGACGATTTCTTCCTTTGTGAGTGTTATTGGAGCTTGCGCACTCTCATCGGCGTCGGAGGTTGGAGAACAAATACACGGACAGATGGCTAAGATGGAGGCCCTTTCTCATGTCAAATGCGGGAGTGCACTTGTTGACATGTATTCTAAATGTGGAAAAGTTGCGGATGCCAGAAAGATGTTCGACGAAATGCCTGAGCAGAATGTTTTTACCTGGACATCGATGATCGATGGGTATGGGAAAAATGGGATTCCGAATCTGGCCCTAACTCTTTTCTACAAAATGAAGGATTGCTGTAACGACAGACCGAATCATGCCACATTCTTGAGTGTTCTATCGGCTTGTGGGCATGCTGGATTGGTGTCAAATGGTCGCCAAATTTTTGAGAGCATGGAGAGGGAGTACAAACTTAAACCGAGAATTGAGCATTATGCTTGCATGGTGGATCTCTTAGGTCGGAGTGGAAACCTAAGCGAAGCGTACAGATTCATTGAACAGATGCCCATGAAGCCGAATTCAGATGTATGGACAGCTTTGCTAGGAGCAGCTAGCATTCACGGAAATGTTGTGATGGCAGATGTTGCTGCGAAAGAAGTTTTTAAATTGAGTCGAAATGAAAGGCCAGGAGCTTACGTTGTTTTGTCCAACACTTTTGCGGCTGCAGAGAAATGGAAAGGTGTAAGTAAAGTAAGGAAGTTGATGAAAGCAATGGGTGTCTCTAAAGGCACTGGTCAAAGTTGGGTGGATGTAAACAAAGGTGCTTGA